A portion of the Babylonia areolata isolate BAREFJ2019XMU chromosome 16, ASM4173473v1, whole genome shotgun sequence genome contains these proteins:
- the LOC143291132 gene encoding uncharacterized protein LOC143291132 gives MAAGGATKGKMLCLPVSGINLTIMEGNIIETSAQVVGTGEDPHLEGRGAVSQLLLKSCPPAYKKARDQLKKTTQKLEFGKVYPCSFPQPHPSGRKKGVSFSVVLHAIVPSTRVMTNQQEWLKSMKVLYYHLFKAANNQGRSSLALPLLGSGQAGASIEVAAEVLAQALTTFKVNNDPKPHHHHHHHHLKDIILYVRKEAFQPMVSKLEEKLRAMPNGVVQHAACKSGSAATQGRPPSSSSTSSRDRKRGSAPRSGKAAQTFSGPTRSSPRGAAPAPAGGPPASAPGDMSNVDLILKGLTLESFPVKASQPEDEEDMDCEEFEFVNHDDEHLGEGDGESEDADENDDEEEEEEEETCSICLDVMTDPKKLDKCGHSFCRECIEASFRHHKPVCPSCNTLYGMITGNQPRGTMTARRCSQSLPGFENCGQIIIDYEFPSGIQGSEHPNPGQSYRGTGRRAYLPDSAEGRKVYRLLRVAFESRLVFTVGRSVTTGADNVVTWNDIHHKTSPHGGATNFGYPDPYYLSRVQEELAAKGITEECLRGRTFDL, from the exons ATGGCAGCTGGAGGGGCGACCAAAGGGAAGATGCTTTGTCTTCCGGTCAGTGGAATCAACCTGACCATCATGGAAGGCAACATTATAGAAACCAGTGCACAGGTGGTGGGGACGGGTGAGGACCCACACCTTGAGGGGCGAGGGGCCGTGTCCCAGCTCCTCCTCAAGTCCTGCCCCCCAGCGTACAAAAAGGCCCGTGACCAGCTGAAAAAGACCACCCAGAAACTTGAGTTTGGCAAGGTGTACCCCTGTTCTTTTCCCCAGCCTCACCCATCGGGGCGAAAGAAGGGGGTGTCGTTTAGCGTGGTGCTGCACGCCATCGTTCCGTCGACCAGGGTGATGACCAATCAGCAGGAGTGGTTGAAGAGCATGAAGGTGCTGTACTACCACCTGTTCAAGGCGGCCAACAACCAGGGTCGCTCCTCACTGGCTTTGCCTCTGCTGGGGAGTG GTCAGGCAGGGGCCTCCATAGAGGTGGCAGCAGAGGTGCTGGCCCAGGCCCTCACCACCTTCAAGGTGAACAACGACCccaagccccaccaccaccaccaccaccaccacctgaaggACATCATCCTGTACGTCCGCAAGGAGGCTTTCCAGCCCATGGTGTCCAAGCTGGAGGAGAAGCTGAGGGCGATGCCCAACGGAGTTGTCCAGCACGCTGCCTGCAAGTCTGGCAGTGCTGCCACTCAGGGCAGaccaccatcctcctcttccacgTCCTCCAGAGACAGGAAACGTGGGTCAGCTCCAAGAAGTGGGAAAGCTGCTCAGACCTTTTCTGGACCGACCAGATCGTCACCTCGGGGAGCTGCCCCGGCCCCGGCAGGCGGACCTCCAGCCTCTGCTCCTGGGGACATGTCCAACGTGGACCTGATCCTGAAGGGTCTGACTCTGGAGAGTTTTCCAGTCAAAGCATCACAGCCAGAAGATGAGGAGGACATGGACTGTGAGGAGTTTGAGTTTGTCAACCATGACGATGAGCATTTGGGAGAAGGAGACGGGGAATCCGAAGATGCTGACGagaatgacgatgaagaagaagaagaagaagaagagacgtgCAGCATCTGTCTGGACGTCATGACGGATCCCAAGAAGCTGGACAAGTGCGGCCACTCCTTCTGCAGGGAGTGCATCGAGGCCAGTTTCCGGCACCACAAGCCGGTGTGCCCCAGCTGCAACACGCTGTACGGCATGATCACCGGGAACCAGCCGCGCGGAACCATGACCGCCAGGCGCTGTTCCCAGAGCTTGCCAGGCTTCGAAAACTGTGGGCAGATCATCATTGATTACGAATTTCCCTCAGGCATTCAGGGG TCGGAGCATCCCAACCCAGGACAGTCCTACAGGGGAACGGGTCGCCGAGCGTACCTCCCCGACTCGGCAGAGGGGCGGAAGGTGTACCGACTGTTGCGCGTGGCCTTTGAGAGCCGTCTGGTGTTCACCGTCGGTCGCTCCGTCACCACCGGTGCAGATAACGTCGTCACCTGGAACGACATTCACCACAAGACCAGCCCGCATGGTGGCGCCACCAA cttCGGCTATCCAGACCCATACTACCTGTCGCGTGTGCAAGAGGAGCTGGCCGCCAAAGGGATCACGGAAGAATGTCTTCGGGGTCGTACGTTTGACTTGTGA